DNA from Borreliella garinii:
CATCAGAAACTCTATAGCTTTTCCTTATACTTGAATCATCTAAGCTGTTTTCTCTCAATTCTACTTTAGAATGACTGGAAAAATCGGGTGCAGAAATCCTTTTAACTTCATAAGAAGATATTAATTTATTTTTAACTAGATTTCTCAATTCAAGCTTTATTAAAGCTAAATACTTGCTACGAAATAAATCAACTGTAAGCTTAAAGTTAAGTTTATTTATTATTAATTTAACCTTTTCTTTACTTTGCTCAAGACATCCAAAATTTGGAAACATTTCATTTTGTGCAATAAATACAACAGGAAGAGATATATTATTAAGAACATTATTCAAAGAATTCCCAAAATTAGATCTCGCCGTATTCTCGTCAATAATAACTAAATCTGGAAATTTTTGCAAAAACACATTAATAAGGTTTAAAGAATTAAAGCCAGCATTTAATATCTCAACATCATTATCTTTAGAAAAAGCTCTAATAAAAACCTGCTTTATAAGACCTTGAATATCAATTACTAATATCTTCATTATTATATTTTAATATTTTTAACCTTTAAAACCAAAAATCTGTATTTTCGTTTTTTTTATCTTATAAGCTTAGTTATTGCATCTATGTCAACAACCAAAGCCAAACTTCCATCACCAAGTATAGTGGCTCCAGAAACCCCTTCCACTCGAGAATAAATTTTACCCAAAGCTTTTATAACGGTTTGATGTTGCCCTAAAACTTCGTCAACCACAATACCCATTTTCCCGCTATTTGTATTCACAACAACAACTTGCTCACTAATGCTCTTCTCGCTAGAAACCTGAAAAAACTCTCTAAGCCGAATAAAACTAATCATACTACCCCTATAATTCATTACATTGCTTTTAGTCTCAACCCCATCCATTTGAGAAATTAAATTATTAGATTCTAAACAAGACTCAACATTAGAAAGGGGAACAATAAAGTGCTCATCTTTTACCCTGACAAGCCAACCCTCAATAATAGCCAAGGTCAATGGAAAAATTAATTTAGTTCTAGTATATTTGCCAAGCTCGCTTTCAAGTACAACATGTCCTCTTAAAGATTCAACCTGCTTCTTAACAACATCCATACCAATCCCACGACCTGATATATCAGTAACGGAACTTGCGGTTGAAAATCCAGGCTCAAAAATCAAATTATAAATATCAATATTGGATAAAGTTTTGGCAGCTGAGTCAGAAATTATATTGCGCTCTATGGCCTTTTTAAGTATTTTATTCTTATCAAGACCTCTTCCATCATCCTCAATAATAACAATAACAGAATCCCCAGCTTGACAAGCTGAAAGCTTAATAATTCCTTTAGGATCTTTGCCTAACCTTTCTCTCTCTTCAGGCGATTCAATTCCATGATCTATTGAGTTTCGAATTAAATGAACCAAAGGTTCATTAAGCTTTTCAATAATACTTTTATCAAGAACAGTATCGCCCCCAGAAGCATGATAAAGAATTGACTTACCAAGACTAGTAGATAAATCTTTTACTATCCTTTGAAATTTTACAAACAAAATCTCAATAGGAACTGTTCTAAGCCCTGTTGTATAATCCCTAAGCTCATTAATCAGTAAAGAAAATTCTGCTGATATTGAATTTAAAATATTACTATTTCTGTTTTCGGCCTCTTTTGAAAGCTTTGACTGTATTGTAACAAGCTCTCCAACAAGATTTACCAAATGGTCAAGCTTTTTAGAATCTACTTTAATACTAGCAATATTAACCTTGCTTCTAGCAGTATCATCTTGAACATTGGATCTGTTTTTGTCTCCATTTGAAAAAGATTTTCCAATAAATGCCGATTTTTTAAATGCAGAATTAGCAGAATCTTTGATACTTCTATCCAAGCTCGATAAATTAAAATTTTTAAGTCCTAAATTATCGCCTTTATCTGTCTCTAAACATTTATCTAATTCTTGAATATCAATTTTCGATTGAGAATCTAAAAATATAAAAATATCTGCAATACTCTCTCTGTTCTCTTCTGTATCTAACCTTATCTCCCAATCAACATAAACATTGTCAGGAGAAATAAGCTCTAAATCTGGAATGTTATCTACTTTGGCTCTAACATGGCCACTTCCCAAATCAATTAACTTGTTCAATAGATTTATAGGCTTGTGCCCATGAAACAAAATACCCTTAGCAGGAGAAAAAAGAATTTTATAACTCTTAAATTCAGATCGTAAAGCCTCATCATCAAATTTATTGTCTGAATTTACTTTCAAACACTCTTCTAAAACAGAACTATTGTCGGGTTTTGAAAAATCATTTTCTAAAGCTTCTTGAAAAGCCTCTTTAACATTAGGGGCCTCAAGAACTCTTTTAATTTCATCTACCAAAAACTGTTTACGCTTATCAAAGTCAATCTCAGAAATTTCTTCATCACCTTCAATAAGCTCCCTAATAAAATCAACTGACATTAAGGTAGCATCAATAGCGGCTTGATTAAAAGCAGCCCGACCATCTTTTATAACATCAAGAACCGTTTCTATTTCATGGACAAGCGATGCTGTAAAATTAAAACCAAACATACCAGAACTTCCCTTTATGGTATGTAAATTTCTAAAAATAGAATTAATAATCTCTTGATCTGAACCTGCCTCAAGATTAAGAAGTGCTTGCTCAATATCTGAAATATTTTCTATTGATTCTTCCTTAAAGGAATTCTTAAATTTATCAATCACATCACTACTATCCATAAGCTTTCCTTAAATTTAAAATCCAACCAAATTAGCTCCCAAATCAAAGCTATCAACATCTTCAATATCTATTAAAAACCCGCCATATATTAATGAACTTAAAACTTCATCGGATGGATACTCAATTTTTACAAATAAATTTTTATTCTTAGCATATTTATTAGATGCATACAAAATTTGTATAAAAGTAATATCTATTTTTTCAACATTCGAAAGATCAATAGTAAGAGTATCCCCTTCTTTCATTTTTTTAAAAATATGCAACAAATCTTCTTTTACCTTAAAAATACTATTTACTACAAGCTCTCCTTCAGGCCTATAAATCATGACTAAAACTCCTATTGCTGCTGATGCTCGGGATCATATATTGTTGTATTTCTAAATCTAGAAAGCTCTCTAACGTCAAATAAATTTTCTACATCTAAAATAATAATAAACTTATTATTACTCTTGCCAATTCCTGAAATAAACTTTGAATTAAATCCTGATCCAATCTTAGGAGCGTCATCAATACTAAATGGATCTAATTCAAGAACTTCATTGACATAATCTACTAAAATTCCAAGATTAAATTCATCTCCCTCGTAAACTAAAGTCAATATAATAATATTTGAAATATTAACTCCCTTATTTCTCTTTTTCTCATCCTCATCAACAACACGATCACCCATTCCAAATTGCTTTCGAATATCAATTATTGGAACGATCTTGCCTCTATTATTTATTATTCCTGCCATGTAACTGGGAGTTCTTGGGATTTTTGATATCTTCGTATATTCCAAAACCTCAACAACATATTTAATCTCAATAGCATAAAGCTCGTCCAAACTAAATAAAAGATACTGACTTAAAGAATCTTGCATATCTGAATCCATGCCCATAAACGCCCCTTTAAATACAATTAAAATCTCAAATAGAATATTAATATCAAGATTAATATTACTTCATATATTAATAAATACAAATTAAAAGTTAATAAAATTTAATTTCTAATAAACAATAAAAGACATAATTTAGCAGAATTCTATCTTATAATTTAGATATAAAGTTGTAGTTTAATTTATATTTCGCATAAAAAAGTTAACAATGCAAAGTAAAAACAAAATAATCAAATTATTAATAATAATTATATTATTATTCAATGTTGAGAATATTTTCACAAACGAAAAATCTAAAAACAGCTCAACTAGTTCAAAAGTTGACAGCTTACAAACAAAAACTAAAATAAAATTTGGCTTTATTCTGCCTTATCCTACTGCAATAGAATTTAGCATCAATAACTTTAATATTGGAATAGGAGTAACAATACTAAGCGTCTCAGAATTTTTTCCAAAATCACCAGTAGCATTGCTATTTAAAACATATTTTGACTATATGTTCTTAAATTTAAGAATTAAAAATTCAAATTTTATCTTTTTTCTAGGATCTGGCCTATTTTTTGAAATAGGCAAAATTACAAACTCAAATTTAACAAATGTTTTTTCTGGGATTACCTATAAAATCGGAATGGGTTTGCCCTTAGGAATAACATATGAAGCTTATTATGACGTTATTGAAATTATAATAAAAACAACACCATCAATTTTTATTGGCCAATTACCTAACGGAAATTTAATGTTCCCAATAAAAGGAAATTTCTCTATCGGAATAAAATGCTCTTTTAAGATATAGTTTCCACTCTTTAGATAAAAAAAATTATTGAACTAAAATTATTTAAAGGCCAAAATATTGCGCTTAGGAGATGACAAAACAATGAGAACAAAAATAATTATTGTGTTAATTATTATTTTATTAGCCCCAAGCTTAGGATTTGCTAATTCAAAAGCATCTGCAAGGGGTAAATTTGGAGCAGGAATTATCCTCCCACTACCAATTGCTTTACATATTAATATGGGGAACTTTGATCTTGACATTGGTCTTTACAGTGGAGTAAATAATTTATTTTCAGATTGGAAAACACTGTTTATCGCATTGGACTATATTTTCTACATATATACATTCCCAGGAGCTGCTAATATTTTGGATTTTTCAGTTGGAGCTGGGGGGTATGGAACAATATGGTTTTCAAGATTTGGCGGCAGTAAATCGGGCTCTGGACCAATGAGCATTGGAGCAAGATTGCCTTTGGCTTTCAATCTTGCAGTATTTAGAAAAAAATTTGACATATTTTTACGAATAGCACCGGGGCTTGGAATGAACATTTGGAGCGCTGGCATTGGATTTAGATGGGAAGTATTCGCAGGATTGGGACTAAGATTCTGGTTTACTTAATAATACAATTATTCTTTTTAAAAGAATAATTGTTAAAAAATCAAATCATTCCAAAAAACTTAAACACAAAATTTAAATATCCAAAGAATTATTTTTATTGTTTTAAAATTCAAAAATAAAATATAATAATAAGATAAAATTTGGGAGACAATGTTGAAAAAAATCTTCATATTACTCATTATGATTGCAAATATATCTATAAATAGTTTTGCAAAAGATTCGTATTTAAATAGAGGTATTGGCTTTGGAGCAAGCATTGGAAATCCAATTATTAACTTAATAATGTCATTTCCTTTCATTGACTTTGAAATAGGCTATGGTGGTAGCAATGGAATAAATTTATCGGGCCTTAAGCTTGAATCAAAACTTTATGATTTTAATTTATTAGCAATAGCAGCACTTGATTTCATTTTTACAATACCTTTGATAAAAAAATTAAATTTAGGAGTTGGAATAGGAGGAAATCTAAGTCTATCGTCTCACACATCTAAATTAATAAACATAGAATTAGGATTTGGAATAAGAATTCCACTGGTTATTTTTTACGACATTACAGAAAATTTAGAAATAGGCATAAAGATAGCACCTTCAATAGAATTCATCTCAAATACAAGATCCCTTGCACACCACAGAACCTATTCAGGCATAAAACCAAACCTTGCTGGGGGAATATCCGCTAAGTACTATATCTAAATCCACATAGTGATTCATTAAATTTATTGCCAAGTACTATGAAAAAATTCACCTCGTTTTGAGTCTAATCTTTCAAAAGAATGGGCACCAAAAAAGTCTCTTTGCGCTTGAATTAGATTAGAAGGCAAATAATTAGTGGAATAAGAATCTAAAAATGAAAGACTGGCATAAAATGCCGGTAAAGGAATCCCAATTTCACTAGCCTTTGAAACTATTCTTCTCAAAGATTTGTGATTATTTTTTAATAAATCCAAAAAATAATCATCAAAAAGCAAATTAATAAGATGAGGATTTTTATCATAAGCTAATTTAATTTTGTCTAAAAAACTGCTACGAATAATACAACCTTCTCTCCAAACCAAAGAAATTTTACCCAAATTTAAATCCCAACTATAATTTACAGATGCGGTCTTAAGCATCATAAAACCTTGGGCATAAGCTACTATTTTTGAAACTAAAAGAGCATAATAAAGATCTAAAATCCAATCGCTAAGCTCAAACTCAAAAGAAGTGGTATCCATCTTAAGCAAATCACTAGCAATAATTCTTTCGTGTTTTAGCCCCGACATAAATCTTGAAAAAACAGATTCAAGAATTAAATTTACAGGCATACCAGATTCAAGAGCATCAATAGATGTCCAAACACCAGTACCTTTTTGATTTGCAACATCTAAAATCTTATCAACTAAATATTCATTATTTTCTTTATACCTAAGAATCTTAGAAGTTATTTCTAGCAAATACCCTGAAAGATCGCCTTCATTCCATTTTTCAAAAACTTCAGAAATTTTTGAATTATCTAAATTGAAAGCTTTTTTCATGAAGAAATAAACCTCGCTAATAAGCTGCATATCAGCGTATTCAACCCCATTATGTATCATTTTAACATAGTGTCCAGAACCATTCTCTCCAATATAAGTCGAGCAAATATCGTTGCTTTTGGTTTTAGCTGCAATTTTATTTAACATAGGCTCAAGAATTTCATAAGCTGATTTACTGCCTCCATACATTAGCGCAGGACCAAATCTTGCGCCCCTCTCTCCTCCAGAAATTCCAAGCCCTACAAAATAAATGTCCTTGGCAAACAATTCTTTTTCTATTCTCATTGTATTCTTATAATGAGAATTCCCACCATCAATAATTATGTCCGATTTATTCAAAAGGGGTAAAATTTGTTCAACAACCTTTTCTACAGCTAGACTTGTCACCATTAAAATAATTTTTCTTGGGGATTTTAAGCTTTTAACAAAAGATTCAACATCTTTAAAGCCATTTATCTTTTTATGAGAATTTTGTTTAACAAAAATTTCAGTTTTTTCACTATCTCTATTGTAAACAGAAACATTAAAACCGTTATCAGCAATATTTAGAGCTAAATTGCCGCCCATAACACCAAGACCATAAATTCCTACATCCATTGCATTCTCCTTGATTCTAATTTTCTATTTTAAACAAATTGCTTTATTTATTATTTTTAGATTATGTTATATTATAAAAAAAGTAAAGATTAAATTGAAAAGGAAAATTTACATGAAAAAACAATTTGATACAGAAGTAAATGATTTGCTCTATTTAATCATTCACTCTCTTTACTCCCATAAGGAAATATTCTTAAGAGAATTGATATCAAATGCATCTGATGCCATTGATAAACTCAAGTTTTTAAGCTTGACAAATGAAAAATTCAAAAACATCGCCCTAGAACCAAAAATAGAAATAACATTTGATGATAAAAGTATCCTAATTAAGGATAATGGAATCGGAATGAATGAACAAGATTTAACTAATCATCTTGGTGTAATTGCAAAATCAGGAACTAAAGAATTCATTAACAATTTAAAACAAGATGAAAAAAAATCTGCAAGTCTAATTGGCCAATTTGGAGTTGGATTTTACAGTGCATTCATAGTATCAGAAAAAGTAGAAGTTACATCAAAAAAAGCACTAGAAAGCGATGCTTATATTTGGTCCAGTGATGGTAAAACAGGATATGAAATAGAAAAAGCAAAAAAAGAAGAGCCAGGCACAGAAATAAAGCTTTATCTCAATAAAGAAGGGCTTGAATATGCCAATAAATGGAAAATTCAAGAAATTATTAAAAAATATTCCAATCACATAAATTATCCCATTTATATAAAATACAGTGAACCTATAATGAAGGACGGGAAACAAGAGGGAATAGAAGAAAAAGAAGAAAAATTAAATGAAACCACTGCTCTTTGGACAAAAAATAAAAGCGAAATTAAAGCAGAAGAATACAATGAATTTTATAAAAATACAACCTTTGATTATGAAAATCCATTGATGCATATTCATACAAAAGCTGAAGGAAATTTAGAATATACTAATTTATTTTATATCCCAAGTAAAGCTCCTTATGATTTATATTATCCAAATACCAAACCTGGAGTAAAGCTATTTATAAATAGGATCTTTATTACAGACTCTGAAGGTAGTTTGCTTCCAAACTATCTAAGGTTTATAAAAGGAATTATAGACTGCCAAGATTTACCGCTCAATGTAAGTAGGGAAATTTTACAACAAAATAAAATTTTGTCTAAAATAAAATCATCTTCTGTAAAAAAAATACTAAGCGAACTTGAAAAGCTAAGCAAAAAAAATCCTGAAAAATTTTCAGAGTTTTCTAAAGAATTTGGGAGATGTATTAAAGAAGGTGTTTATTCTGACTTTGAAAACAGAGAAAAGCTTATCTCATTAATAAGATTTAAATCTTCAAGCGTAGATGGATTTGTTTCTTTTAAAGAGTATAAAGAAAGAATGAACGAAAGCCAAAAAAGCATTTACTATATAACAGGTGGTAAAGAAAATATATTAAAAGAAAATCCAATAGTAAACGCTTATAAAGAAAAAGGATTTGAAATCCTAATCATGGACGATGAACTTGATGAGGCTATTTTAAATCTAATTCCAGAATACGAAGGATTAAAACTAAAAGCAATAAACAAAAATGAAACTAGCAATGAATTAAAAGATGAAAATTTCAAAAAAATTGAAGAAGAGTTCAAAGATATACTTACAAAAGTAAAAGAAATCCTTAAAGACCACATAAAAGAAGTTAATCTTTCGGCAACATTGATAAAAGAACCTTCGGCAATAATAGTTGACAGCAATGATCCAACTTACCAAATGCAAAAAATCATGCTATCAATGGGACAAGAAGTAAAAGAAATTAAACCAATACTTGAACTAAACCCTAATAATAGAATAGTCCAAAATTTAAAAAATTTAGAGTCTGAAAAATTAGAAAAAATAAGCATTCTCCTATTTGAGGAGGCTCTGCTAACTTCAGGAATGCCTAGCAAAAATCCAGGAAAATTCATAAACATAATAAACGAATTTCTAGAAAAAGGGTTGTTATGATTTTAAAAAAAAGAGAGAGTTTTAAACTCTCTCTTTTTTTATTACTTTCTAACTCGCAATACTAAATCTTTACCTGCTGTAACAGGCTTTGTTTGAGATATTTTATGTCTAATTTCTTCTGTTAACACAGTTGACGACGACAAAATATATTCGGACTCATTTTCAAGCCTTCCAAAAGAATATTCTATGCTTGAAACTTCATCAGAATTTGCAATAACAACTGGAGTAATAACGGATTCTGAATGCTCTTTTAAATATTCAAGATCAAGTCTAATAATAACTTCACCTTGTTTAACATTAATGCCCTCCTCGGCAACTCTTGTAAAACCCTTGCCATTTAAATTAAGAGTATTAATTCCAAAATGAACAAAAATTTCAACACCCTCTTTGGTTTCAAGGCTAAAGGCATGATTAGTTTTAAAAATTTTACCTATTTTCCCATCACAAGGCGCTAGCAACTCATTACTTGTTGGAAGAATTGCAATTCCATCACCCACTATTTTTTCAGCAAACGCTTCATCGGGAACCTTATCAATTGACATAACTTTTCCACTAATCGGCGCAATCAAATCCAATGTAGCGGTTTTTTTAAAAAAATCTAAAAAACCCATAACTAATCTCCTATAAATTTATCAAAATAACTTAAAGTCTCTTGCTCAGAATCGCTATTTAAAACCTTATTTGCCAATTCTTCTAATTCCACTATTGTATACTTTTTAAGCAAATATTTAATTCTAAGTGTAGCACTAGGAATCATGCTTAAAGACCTAAATCCAAGACCTACAAGAAGTAATGCTCCAGCGTCATCTCCCCCAAGCTCGCCACAAACAGACACATCAATTCCAGAACTAATTCCATCATCAAGAACCTTTTTGATTAATTTCAACACAGCAGGATTATACTTGTCATATAAATTTGATATTTTTTGATTGCCACGATCAACAGCTAAAACATATTGGGTTAAATCATTAGTCCCTATGCTAAAAAATTTCAATTTATTGGCAAGTTTAGAGGAAATTAAAGCCGCAGAAGGAACTTCTATCATACAGCCCACTTCCAAGTTTTCATCAAAAGGCAAACCTCTAGACTTTAAGCTAATTTTTGCATTATTCACAAAATATTCGATCGTTTCAATCTCTTCATATCTAGTAAGCATAGGCACCATTACCCTTATTTTCCCATAATGACTGGCCCTGAAAATAGCATTAAACTGTGCTTGGATCAATTCCTCATATTCCTTATACATCCTAAGTGCTCTAAAGCCTAAAAAGGGATTCTCCTCTTTCTCAAAATTAAGATAGGGAATTTCCTTATCTCCACCAACATCAAGAGTACGAATCGTAACAATCCCCTTTTTTTCCATTGTATCTACAACTCTCTTATAAGTTTCAAACTGCTCATCTTCTGTTGGGGGTTGTAAAGATTTCATATATAAGAATTCTGTTCTAAAAAGACCTATTCCCTCAACACCATATTTATTAACATAGGCAATATCAACAGGTGTTCCAATATTTGCCTTTAAAAATACTTTTACACCATCTTTTGTTTCAGCATCTTTATCTTTTAAAGAAAAAAGCTCTTTTTCCATCTCTACTTGGCGCAAAATCTTACCCCTATAAAGATCAAGCTCATCAGAAGAAGGATTTTTAATAACAATAGAAGATATTGCATCAATGACTATTTTATCACCATCCTTTAACGCATCAATATCTAACAAAGTCATAACAAGCGCTGGAAGCCCCATTGTTCTTGCCAAAATAGCAGCATGAGAAGTTTCTCCTCCAACTGCAGTTAAAAACCCTTTAACATAATTTAAGTCAAATTGCATGGTATCAGATGGAGTTAATTCTTCGGTAACAAGAATAATATCTTTATTAATTTCAGAAAAATCGGTTACTTGACCCAAAATGATAGAAATTAATCTATTCCTAATATCCTTATAATCAGACGCCCTTTCTTTTAAATAAGGATCTTTATAGTCTTCCACGCTTTTAACCAAATTTTCAAACGCTAAATAAATAGAATAAGCAGCGCTATAATTTTCCTTTGTAATAAGCTCAATAACAAGCTCGGAAAGTTCATCGTCTTCAACGATCAAAACTTGACCTTCAAAAATACCTTTCTTGTCATCTCCAAATTGAAGCACAGCTTTTCTATCAAGGTCTTTAAGCGCTTCAATTGCTTTTAACTTAGCTTTATTGAATTTCGATATCTCGCTATCAACTTGAGAAAATTCGATTTTTTCCTTACTTACAATTTTATCAAAATTTTTCCTAATACAAAGAACTTCTCCAATGCCTATTCCTCTGGATATTCTTTTGCCCGATAAAGTCATAACTTAAATCCTTCTAAAATTCATTCTTTAAAAGATTCGATAAGCTCCGCAAGCTCTGAAGCAGCAATCTCCTCATCCTCACCCTCAGCACATATCAAAAGCTTTTTACCTGCTGATAATTCCAAAGTTTGAAGCCTGAATAAACTTTTCCCGCTAACAGACTTGCCATCGGACTCTATTGTTATCTCGCTAGAATATTCTTTAGCTTTTTTTACAAAAGTTGACGCAGGCCTAACATGTAAACCGTTTACAGCCTTAATAATTGCTTCTTTTTTTACCATAAGTACAGAAACCCCTCATTATGAATATTATTTTTTTTGATTAACTTTTTACATTATAATACATAAAAATAAATTATATATTCCCTTTATATAAGAAATATAGCATAATAAAGATAGTAATTAAACTTATTCGAAATATTAAAAATTAAAATTCATTAATATATCTAAATAAAAATTCTTTATTAGCTTTAAATTTCTCTCTCCTATATTAAAATTTTTAGAATCTCTTATGTTTTTATCCAACATTTTAAGAGAATTTTCTATCTCAGAAAATGAAAGTGGCAAAGATTTGTTTAAAAGTAAAATCTGAAAATCCTTTATGACAATCACCTTATCATCATAAAATATCTTTAACAAAAAATCATTTATAACGTCTCTTTTTATGTTTAAAAGAATGCATATAAAGATAATGTCCGCTTCTTCTAAAATATCAAAAGATAAGGTATTGAAAAATACTTTATGATAAAAGCTTCTGTTATATAGATTCATCATTGGAAATTTAAATTTAGTAACAAGAACAGTACTTCGGTTTGCAATATACTCAGCTCTATTTAAATTATAAGCACTAAAAACATAAGTTTTTTTGGTTAAAACATTTTTAAACTCAATTTGTGCATCAAGGCTTAATAATAAAGGATAAATATCAAAAATAGTGTTTTTATAATAAAACCCATTTGCAAGGTTAATACTATTTAAATATATTTTATCATTAAATTTCGAAATAAATTCATAAAAAAGACTTGGAATATTTTTCTTACCAATCTTAAGTATCTCGTTGTAAGTAACACAAGGCCCCATCTCAAGAAAATTACCCCTTAAAGATACCTTATTAAATTTTTCAAAATTACCAACAAGAAAAAAATTATCAATAGGCGTTTCCCTATTAAATAAATTAGGATTTTTTTTAAAATCTAGCTCATTATAAATGATATAATTATTTAAATTTTTGTTAAATAAATTAGATAGTATATTAAAATTTTCAGGATAATAAACCTTTACATTAACCATTTTTTCTATACAATTCTTCAGCTTTCAAATAGAGAGATAAAAAAGTATTAACATCTATACAATTACATTTTAATGAATTTCTATAGCCTAAAATATCTGATTTGCTTACAATCTTGTTTTCCAAAAAGTAATAAAACAACAAAATATTGGACTCAAAACAATTGCTGCAAAAATTAAAATCGTCTTCTAATAAAATATTTTGCATGTATTGATAAAAACTTGTTTTCTTAAGTCCTTCAAGAGTAACTACACTACGACCATTTAAAATAAAAGCAGGAATTAAATTAGAATAAACAAGTCTAAAATCCAATAAAATTAAAAAAAATCTATTATTAACAATATACTCTAAACTATTACTTTTGGCAAAAAAAATAGAATCCAAAAGACTTCTGGTGCCCAAAGAAAGACTAATCTTTTTTGAAATACTCTCTCCATTTAGATTGAAATTAATTAATATCAATTTTTACACTCCAACTATTTAAAATTTCTTCAAAATTAAGAGGCGTGCTGCTTGCATTAAAATCAAATATCTGAATCAAAGCAGTTCGAATGGCAGAAACAGAAACGATAAAAAAACTTCTAAAAGAAAAAACAAACTCACCATCTTCAATAAACTCT
Protein-coding regions in this window:
- the htpG gene encoding molecular chaperone HtpG; this translates as MKKQFDTEVNDLLYLIIHSLYSHKEIFLRELISNASDAIDKLKFLSLTNEKFKNIALEPKIEITFDDKSILIKDNGIGMNEQDLTNHLGVIAKSGTKEFINNLKQDEKKSASLIGQFGVGFYSAFIVSEKVEVTSKKALESDAYIWSSDGKTGYEIEKAKKEEPGTEIKLYLNKEGLEYANKWKIQEIIKKYSNHINYPIYIKYSEPIMKDGKQEGIEEKEEKLNETTALWTKNKSEIKAEEYNEFYKNTTFDYENPLMHIHTKAEGNLEYTNLFYIPSKAPYDLYYPNTKPGVKLFINRIFITDSEGSLLPNYLRFIKGIIDCQDLPLNVSREILQQNKILSKIKSSSVKKILSELEKLSKKNPEKFSEFSKEFGRCIKEGVYSDFENREKLISLIRFKSSSVDGFVSFKEYKERMNESQKSIYYITGGKENILKENPIVNAYKEKGFEILIMDDELDEAILNLIPEYEGLKLKAINKNETSNELKDENFKKIEEEFKDILTKVKEILKDHIKEVNLSATLIKEPSAIIVDSNDPTYQMQKIMLSMGQEVKEIKPILELNPNNRIVQNLKNLESEKLEKISILLFEEALLTSGMPSKNPGKFINIINEFLEKGLL
- the crr gene encoding PTS glucose transporter subunit IIA, giving the protein MGFLDFFKKTATLDLIAPISGKVMSIDKVPDEAFAEKIVGDGIAILPTSNELLAPCDGKIGKIFKTNHAFSLETKEGVEIFVHFGINTLNLNGKGFTRVAEEGINVKQGEVIIRLDLEYLKEHSESVITPVVIANSDEVSSIEYSFGRLENESEYILSSSTVLTEEIRHKISQTKPVTAGKDLVLRVRK
- the ptsP gene encoding phosphoenolpyruvate--protein phosphotransferase; translated protein: MTLSGKRISRGIGIGEVLCIRKNFDKIVSKEKIEFSQVDSEISKFNKAKLKAIEALKDLDRKAVLQFGDDKKGIFEGQVLIVEDDELSELVIELITKENYSAAYSIYLAFENLVKSVEDYKDPYLKERASDYKDIRNRLISIILGQVTDFSEINKDIILVTEELTPSDTMQFDLNYVKGFLTAVGGETSHAAILARTMGLPALVMTLLDIDALKDGDKIVIDAISSIVIKNPSSDELDLYRGKILRQVEMEKELFSLKDKDAETKDGVKVFLKANIGTPVDIAYVNKYGVEGIGLFRTEFLYMKSLQPPTEDEQFETYKRVVDTMEKKGIVTIRTLDVGGDKEIPYLNFEKEENPFLGFRALRMYKEYEELIQAQFNAIFRASHYGKIRVMVPMLTRYEEIETIEYFVNNAKISLKSRGLPFDENLEVGCMIEVPSAALISSKLANKLKFFSIGTNDLTQYVLAVDRGNQKISNLYDKYNPAVLKLIKKVLDDGISSGIDVSVCGELGGDDAGALLLVGLGFRSLSMIPSATLRIKYLLKKYTIVELEELANKVLNSDSEQETLSYFDKFIGD
- a CDS encoding HPr family phosphocarrier protein, translating into MVKKEAIIKAVNGLHVRPASTFVKKAKEYSSEITIESDGKSVSGKSLFRLQTLELSAGKKLLICAEGEDEEIAASELAELIESFKE
- a CDS encoding FAD binding domain-containing protein → MVNVKVYYPENFNILSNLFNKNLNNYIIYNELDFKKNPNLFNRETPIDNFFLVGNFEKFNKVSLRGNFLEMGPCVTYNEILKIGKKNIPSLFYEFISKFNDKIYLNSINLANGFYYKNTIFDIYPLLLSLDAQIEFKNVLTKKTYVFSAYNLNRAEYIANRSTVLVTKFKFPMMNLYNRSFYHKVFFNTLSFDILEEADIIFICILLNIKRDVINDFLLKIFYDDKVIVIKDFQILLLNKSLPLSFSEIENSLKMLDKNIRDSKNFNIGERNLKLIKNFYLDILMNFNF